In Uranotaenia lowii strain MFRU-FL chromosome 2, ASM2978415v1, whole genome shotgun sequence, one genomic interval encodes:
- the LOC129741598 gene encoding uncharacterized protein LOC129741598: protein MTHLMDTDRTCVEVVDHPTLSFTKGVVFEPDTKDWDDSDLLKELSHEGVTEIKRITSKDKKTGAIKNTPLLILTFKGTKRPKHIHFGMLRINVRTYYPSVLQCRSCAVYGHTRKHCSSEAVCFNCSQKHSLDKDTDCPNPAYCYHCEGAHSPISKSCPVFRKEEAVVRVKIDKNVTYREAREEVLRTTSQNSYSSQLQHRLHEQSDKDRQIQLLQKEVEKLRDQLKEFALLRSQLEALQTVHQAAIKVNQQPEKRKPSPKPSESPSKARVSRRDSGKKVPSINQTPSQNTRQLNNQFTPNTQKYPNRSLSRKRYMPTSPTNQHDKTAKKPLQDHPIEDIRMRNTSNSSDDDYDE from the coding sequence ATGACTCATCTTATGGACACTGACCGAACTTGCGTAGAAGTAGTGGACCACCCAACTCTTAGCTTCACAAAAGGAGTAGTCTTTGAGCCAGATACTAAGGACTGGGATGATAGTGATCTGTTAAAGGAACTGTCGCATGAAGGTGTCACTGAAATTAAACGAATCACAAGTAAGGACAAGAAAACCGGCGCTATTAAGAACACACCCCTTCTTATTCTCACGTTCAAAGGAACCAAAAGGCCGAAACATATACATTTCGGTATGCTTCGGATCAACGTTCGAACTTATTACCCGTCCGTGCTACAATGCCGCAGCTGCGCTGTCTACGGACACACCCGTAAGCACTGTTCGAGCGAAGCGGTGTGTTTCAATTGTTCGCAAAAACATAGTCTCGACAAGGACACGGATTGCCCAAACCCAGCATACTGCTACCATTGCGAAGGAGCCCACTCTCCGATCAGCAAGAGCTGTCCGGTCTTCCGGAAGGAGGAAGCAGTGGTTCGAGTCAAGATTGACAAAAACGTCACCTACCGCGAAGCTCGTGAAGAGGTTCTAAGAACTACTTCTCAAAACAGCTATTCGAGCCAATTACAACACCGACTTCACGAACAGTCCGATAAAGACCGGCAAATACAACTGCTTCAGAAAGAAGTTGAAAAGCTAAGAGATCAGCTTAAAGAGTTCGCTCTTTTGCGATCCCAGCTCGAGGCCCTACAAACAGTACACCAAGCAGCAATTAAAGTAAATCAACAACCGGAAAAAAGAAAACCCAGTCCAAAACCATCCGAATCACCTTCGAAGGCGAGAGTTTCTCGTAGAGATTCTGGAAAAAAAGTTCCTTCAATCAATCAAACGCCCTCACAGAATACTAGACAACTCAACAACCAATTCACCCCAaacactcaaaaatatccaaacCGTAGTCTCAGCAGAAAAAGATATATGCCGACCTCCCCTACAAATCAACACGACAAAACGGCAAAGAAGCCCCTTCAAGACCATCCGATAGAAGATATTCGCATGAGGAACACTAGTAACTCTTCAGACGACGACTATGACGAATAA